GCGCCGCCGAATGGCTGCGTGAGCAGCAGCTGGACAAGCGTCCGCGTCTGGCCGAAGGGTTGCGGGTGGAGAGCGGCTGGGAGCTGGCGGTGGAAACCGTGCTTGGTGCCGATTTGCAGGCGGTGCTGCTGGATGATTTCGCCGGCCTGGATCTGGCCGGTTTCGACCAGGGCGAGCTGCGCCTGGTCAATCCCCAGGCGGGCGGCGCCCGGGTTGCCGGCAGCCTGCTGGACAAGGTCGAGGCCGGCTTCGACCTGGCACCCTGGCTGGCCAAGGTGCGCCCGGTGGAAAGCCTCGACGAGGCGCTGGCGCGGCGCAGCCAGCTCGGCGAGGGCGAGAGCCTGATCAGCCGCGACGGTTATTGGGTCGGCCGGCAGTTCCTGCGGGTACGCCGCGCCAGTGCGGCGGAGAGCGGCGTGCTGGCGCGCGGGCAGGAACTGGAACGCCTGGGCCTGGAGCGCGAGGAGCGCGAGGCGGCGCTGGCCGATCTCGACGAGCGCCTGCAGCAGCTGCAGCAGGCCCAGCGTCAGCAGGAAGAGGCGCGCGAGCAGCAGCGCCGCCGTGTGCAGGAAGAAGCGCGGCGCCAGGGCGAGCTGAAGGCCCAGCTTTCCGCCGGCCAGGCCAAGGCCGAGCAGCTGACCCTGCGCCGCCGGCGCCTGGAAGGCGAACTGCACGAATTGGGCGAGCAGCGCGAGCTGGAGCAGGAACAACTGGGCGAAGCGCGCCTGATCCTGCAGGACGCGCTGGAAGCCATGGCCCTCGACACCGAGCAGCGCGAGCTGCTGCTGGCCAGCCGCGACAGCCTGCGCGAGCGCCTCGACCGGGTGCGCCAGGAAGCCCGCCAGCACAAGGATCATGCCCATCAGCTGGCCGTGCGCCTGGGCTCGATCAAGGCCCAGCACGAGTCCACCCGCCAGGCCCTGGAGCGCCTGGAGCTGCAGTTCGAGCGCGCCATCGAGCGCCGCGAGCAGCTCAACCTCAACCTGGAGGAGGGCGCCGCACCGCTGGAAGAGCTACGCATGAAGCTCGAAGAGCTGCTCGACCGGCGCATGGGCGTGGAGGATGAGCTGAAGCTCGCCCGCCTGGCCCTGGAAGATGCCGACCGTGAGCTGCGCGATGCCGAAAAGCGGCGCAGCCAGGCCGAGCAGCAGGCCCAGCTGCTACGCGGCCAGCTGGAGCAGCAGCGGATGGAGTGGCAGGCCCTCAGCGTACGGCGCAAGGCCCTGCAGGATCAGCTGCTGGAAGACAACTACGACCTGCACGGGGTGCTTGCCACGCTGCCACCCGAAGCCGGCGAGCAGGCCTGGGAAGAGGAACTGGAGCGCCTGGCCGGGAAAATCCAGCGGCTGGGGGCGATCAACCTGGCGGCCATCGACGAATACCAGCAGCAGTCCGAGCGCAAGCGCTACCTGGATGCGCAGAATGCCGACCTGGTGGAAGCGCTGGAGACCCTGGAAAACGTCATCCGCAAGATCGACAAGGAAACCCGCAACCGCTTCAAGGAGACCTTCGACCAGATCAACAGCGGCCTGCAGGCGCTGTTCCCGAAAGTCTTCGGTGGCGGTCACGCCTACCTGGAGCTGACCGGCGAAGACCTGCTGGATACCGGGGTGGCGATCATGGCGCGCCCGCCGGGCAAGAAGAACAGCACCATTCACCTGCTGTCCGGCGGCGAGAAAGCGCTGACTGCACTGGCCCTGGTATTTGCCATCTTCAAGTTGAATCCGGCGCCGTTCTGCATGCTCGACGAAGTGGATGCGCCGCTCGACGACGCCAACGTCGGGCGCTATGCAAGGCTGGTCAAGGAAATGTCGGAGACCGTGCAGTTCATCTATATCACCCACAACAAGATCGCCATGGAAATGGCCGATCAGTTGATGGGGGTGACCATGCACGAGCCGGGTTGCTCGCGTCTGGTAGCCGTGGATGTGGAAGAAGCGCTGAGTCTGGTCGAATCCTGACCGGGATATATCCCGAAACCTCTGTCGGGATTAACGGCCGGTAAATATTCGCCTTGCAGTTCAGCGGCTTAGCCAATGTAGCGAATTATTTTGCAACGGCTCTTTTCGGCACCGACATAAATGCCGAAGATTGCCTTGTAACGGTGCACATTTACCGTTCGTCGTGCTAGTTTAGGCCTCAAAGTTGTTACACGCGCCAAGTACCTGTAGAAACATACAGTGTTCGCGTTCTTCAGGGGCAGGATGCCCTTTATTCATCATTATCTTTTTTGGTTCAGGGGCACGGGAACTTCATGGAAATCGGTCTGCGCGAATGGCTGATCGTCATCGGCAT
The window above is part of the Pseudomonas alcaligenes genome. Proteins encoded here:
- the smc gene encoding chromosome segregation protein SMC, producing MRLKCIKLAGFKSFVDPTTVSFPSNMAAVVGPNGCGKSNIIDAVRWVMGESSAKNLRGESMTDVIFNGSNTRKPVTQASIELIFDNSDGSLVGEYAAFAEISIRRRVTRDSQNTYFLNGVKCRRRDITDIFLGTGLGPRSYSIIEQGMISKLIEAKPEDLRNFIEEAAGISKYKERRRETESRIRRTHENLARLTDLREELERQLERLHRQAQAAEKYQEYKAEERQLKAQLSALRWQALNLQVGSREQVIGDQEVAYEALVAEQRSADASIERLRDGHHELSERFNQVQGRFYSVGGDIARVEQSIQHGQQRLRQLQDDLNEAERSRLETESHLGHDRTLLATLGEELAMLEPEQEITAAASEESAAALEDAESAMHGWQEQWDGFNQRSAEPRRQAEVQQSRIQQLEQSLERLAERQRRLSEELAQLAADPEDAAILELAEQLAGSELNLEELHAAEETLVERLEQLRGELQQAGQAQQQAQGELQRLNGRIVSLEALQQAALNPGKGAAEWLREQQLDKRPRLAEGLRVESGWELAVETVLGADLQAVLLDDFAGLDLAGFDQGELRLVNPQAGGARVAGSLLDKVEAGFDLAPWLAKVRPVESLDEALARRSQLGEGESLISRDGYWVGRQFLRVRRASAAESGVLARGQELERLGLEREEREAALADLDERLQQLQQAQRQQEEAREQQRRRVQEEARRQGELKAQLSAGQAKAEQLTLRRRRLEGELHELGEQRELEQEQLGEARLILQDALEAMALDTEQRELLLASRDSLRERLDRVRQEARQHKDHAHQLAVRLGSIKAQHESTRQALERLELQFERAIERREQLNLNLEEGAAPLEELRMKLEELLDRRMGVEDELKLARLALEDADRELRDAEKRRSQAEQQAQLLRGQLEQQRMEWQALSVRRKALQDQLLEDNYDLHGVLATLPPEAGEQAWEEELERLAGKIQRLGAINLAAIDEYQQQSERKRYLDAQNADLVEALETLENVIRKIDKETRNRFKETFDQINSGLQALFPKVFGGGHAYLELTGEDLLDTGVAIMARPPGKKNSTIHLLSGGEKALTALALVFAIFKLNPAPFCMLDEVDAPLDDANVGRYARLVKEMSETVQFIYITHNKIAMEMADQLMGVTMHEPGCSRLVAVDVEEALSLVES